One window of Arvicola amphibius chromosome 6, mArvAmp1.2, whole genome shotgun sequence genomic DNA carries:
- the Otud3 gene encoding OTU domain-containing protein 3 isoform X4: MFQMLHQDEANKKGKIKTKGVDFEDGPKDEVEDAVQKVGNATGCSDFNLIVQNLEAENYNIESAIMAVLQMTQGKGNNTEENLEASDRVSKQCDPSFEEAGSSSRLTGNQGGSEGQTENSKARTRPSEGNKANKSQIPKVTNKQRREQQRLEKKKRQEERHRHKALESRNSQRDTNRSEADMNTQVTLVKTFAALNI; encoded by the exons TTTCAGATGCTTCATCAAgatgaagcaaataaaaaaggaaagatcaAGACAAAAGGGGTGGACTTTGAAGATGGCCCGAAAGATGAAGTGGAAGATGCTGTCCAGAAAGTTGGCAATGCAACTGGATGCTCA GATTTTAACTTAATAGTCCAGAACCTGGAAGCTGAAAATTACAATATTGAATCTGCAATAATGGCCGTACTTCAGATGACCCAGGGGAAAGGAAACA ATACAGAGGAGAACCTTGAGGCTAGTGACCGAGTGTCAAAACAGTGTGACCCTTCATTCGAGGAGGCAGGCAGCAGCTCCAGACTCACCGGAAATCAGGGTGGAAGTGAAGGCCAGACAGAAAATAGTAAGGCTCGGACCAGACCTAGcgaaggaaacaaagcaaataaaagccAGATCCCAAAG GTTACAAACAAGCAGCGGAGGGAGCAACAGCGACTGGAGAAGAAGAAACGACAGGAGGAGAGGCACCGCCACAAAGCCCTGGAGAGCAGGAACAGCCAGAGGGACACTAACAGAAGCGAAGCAGATATGAACACGCAGGTTACCTTGGTGAAGACCTTTGCTGCTCTGAACATCTGA